TGGTGAGCGTCCCATGCGCGACGAGGGCAAGGAATATCACGCCCATCGTCTTCTGCGCGTCGTTGGTGCCGTGCGCCAGCGAGACCAGCGAGGCGGAACCGATCTGGCCCCAACGGAAACCTTCGGTAACTTTGTCCTCGGTGGAGGACCTGGCGATCCGGTAGACCAGCCAGGTTCCGATCGCCGAGACCAGCGCGGCGACGACCGGGGCGAGCACCGCGGGAAGAATGATCTTGGTGACCACCCCGTCCGAACCGGACGCCCAGATCACACCGCTCCAGCCCAACGAGGCGAGCGTCGCGCCGATCAGACCGCCGAACAGGGCGTGCGACGAACTGGACGGCAGGCCGAACAGCCAGGTGAGCAGGTTCCACAAGATACCGCCGACCAGACCGGCGAACACGATGATGAGCAGGTCGTGACCCGACACGGCATCGAGACGAACGATGCCCTTGGCCACCGTGGCGGCGACGGCAACCGACAGGAAGGCGCCGAGCAGGTTCAGCACCGCCGACAGCGCGACCGCGACGCGAGGCTTGAGCGCACCGGTCGCGATCGACGTCGCCATGGCGTTGGCGGTGTCATGGAAGCCGTTGGTGAAATCGAATGCGAGTGCCGTCACGACGACGATCAGGAGAACCAGGAATTCGACGGTCACGCTTCTAGTGTGCGGCACCCGCCAACGTCATCGCCAAAGTGGTTGCCGTCAGTCGGACGTCCAGGACGGGATAACGTGGATTGTGCTCTCTCTCAGCCGAGCCGCGTGCATCCCGGTGTGACCGGACGACCTGCGAACCGATCGTCTATCCACGCATTCGCACCGGGGATCCCGCTGAGGCCGACGATGAAGTGCTCCCCGAGATGCACCTCGAAGTCCACCTCCGCCCCACCACGGCACCAGTCCGCGTAGAGATTTTCGGCCCCGGCCAATGGCACCCACGGATCGTGCGTGCCGTGATAGAGGAACACCGGCACCTTCGGCGCGGTCGCGCCCATGCGATTGTCGGCCAGGATCTCCTTGATCATCGGCAGCTCGGT
The DNA window shown above is from Nocardia sp. NBC_01730 and carries:
- a CDS encoding inorganic phosphate transporter; this encodes MTVEFLVLLIVVVTALAFDFTNGFHDTANAMATSIATGALKPRVAVALSAVLNLLGAFLSVAVAATVAKGIVRLDAVSGHDLLIIVFAGLVGGILWNLLTWLFGLPSSSSHALFGGLIGATLASLGWSGVIWASGSDGVVTKIILPAVLAPVVAALVSAIGTWLVYRIARSSTEDKVTEGFRWGQIGSASLVSLAHGTNDAQKTMGVIFLALVAHGTLTKNDELPLWVMAACAVAIAAGTYLGGWRIIRTLGKGLVEIDSPQGLAAESASAAIILTSAHFGLPLSTTQTATGSILGTGLGKGAEVRWGVMGRMVVAWLLTLPLAGVAGAICWAVAHFVGGLAGVLVVFGILIALSTLMYLRSRRNPVHTDNVNEWPGETPGAATDAPGVTQDSAAGGQATEFGSTSHSAQV